A single window of Salvia splendens isolate huo1 chromosome 6, SspV2, whole genome shotgun sequence DNA harbors:
- the LOC121807779 gene encoding protein FAR1-RELATED SEQUENCE 6-like isoform X2, whose amino-acid sequence MDDVSLNSEPTYNEEFEIDGEFAMTEYVGQTGEVLQGDDPAVGMEFESYDDVYFFYNCYAKQQGFGVRVSNTWYRKSKERYRGKLSCSSAGFKKKTDANRPRPETRTGCPAMIKFRLMDNKRWRIIEIELEHNHLTTPANASIYKSHKISDLGSKRPLPINGADQVQRIRLFRTVVIDADDTEECDFRDTIDQGDDKLKLKPGDYQEMLKFFTRMQLNDPSFFYSMDVNEKGCLRNVFWAEARCRAAYSYFGDVLFVNTTSLTENYEVPLVVFTGINHHAQTVPLGCGLVSVQTVESFVWLYRAWLTYMVGRSPQTIITSECKALQTAVAEVFPRASHCLSLTNIMKMVLHEVACLEACEAIRNGLSRAVYHSLRSDEFEAAWEDLVQSHGLQNHKWLQNLYEDRKRWVPVYLKEIFCAGMFPVDSPFQEYLRQHTSLREFFSSYDRSQQDIHHRETLSDIESNNKSRSLLKTRLFFELQLSKLYTENIFELFQQEVEGVYSCYGTRQKSIEGSVATFIVKEDVQVEENRKETRDFEVMYNSGDAVEVLCVCAVFNLRGYLCRHALCVINHVGLDEIPPQYILARWRKDINRSYTIDYRLDGIDIKNPVHRYDNLYRSVTKVVEEGRKSHDRYSSSRCRAQAACSAG is encoded by the coding sequence ATGGATGATGTTTCTCTCAATAGTGAACCTACATATAATGAGGAGTTTGAAATTGATGGAGAATTTGCAATGACTGAATATGTTGGCCAAACTGGTGAGGTTTTACAAGGTGATGATCCTGCTGTTGGGATGGAATTCGAATCCTACGATGATGTTTATTTCTTCTACAACTGttatgcaaaacaacaagggtTCGGAGTAAGAGTAAGTAACACATGGTATAGAAAGAGCAAGGAGCGGTACCGAGGGAAATTAAGCTGCAGTAGCGCCGGCTTCAAGAAGAAAACCGATGCCAACCGGCCAAGACCTGAAACTCGGACTGGCTGTCCTGCAATGATCAAATTTAGGTTGATGGATAACAAGAGGTGGAGAATTATAGAAATCGAGCTAGAGCATAACCATCTAACCACTCCGGCAAATGCTAGCATTTATAAGTCTCATAAGATATCAGATCTTGGAAGTAAGAGGCCTTTGCCAATAAATGGTGCTGACCAAGTTCAAAGAATCAGGTTGTTTAGAACGGTGGTCATTGATGCAGATGATACTGAGGAATGTGATTTTAGGGATACTATTGATCAGGGTGATGACAAACTGAAGCTCAAACCGGGGGATTATCAGGAAATGCTCAAGTTTTTCACGAGGATGCAGTTGAATGATCCTAGTTTCTTTTACTCGATGGACGTTAATGAGAAAGGATGTTTACGCAATGTTTTCTGGGCTGAAGCTAGGTGTAGGGCTGCCTACAGTTATTTTGGTGATGTTTTATTCGTCAATACTACAAGTTTAACAGAAAACTACGAGGTTCCACTGGTGGTATTTACCGGTATCAATCACCATGCACAGACTGTGCCACTAGGCTGTGGTTTGGTTTCAGTTCAGACTGTGGAGTCATTTGTATGGCTTTATAGAGCATGGCTAACATATATGGTCGGACGGTCTCCTCAAACCATCATTACCAGCGAGTGCAAAGCCCTGCAGACTGCTGTTGCCGAGGTTTTTCCTAGAGCATCGCATTGTCTTTCTTTGACAAACATTATGAAGATGGTTTTGCATGAAGTAGCATGTCTGGAGGCATGCGAGGCAATCAGAAACGGGCTTAGTAGAGCGGTTTATCACTCGCTGAGATCAGATGAATTTGAAGCAGCTTGGGAGGACTTGGTGCAGAGCCATGGACTTCAGAATCACAAATGGCTTCAAAACTTATATGAAGATCGTAAGCGGTGGGTTCCAGTCTATCTGAAAGAGATCTTTTGTGCAGGAATGTTTCCTGTGGATTCACCTTTTCAAGAATATTTGAGGCAACATACTTCGTTAAGAGAGTTTTTTTCGAGTTATGATCGATCTCAGCAGGATATTCACCACAGAGAGACATTATCTGACATAGAGTCTAATAATAAATCAAGAAGTCTGCTCAAGACGCGATTGTTTTTCGAGTTGCAGCTATCAAAATTATACACAGAGAACATATTTGAACTTTTTCAACAGGAAGTGGAGGGTGTGTACTCATGTTATGGTACAAGGCAGAAGAGCATTGAGGGGTCGGTTGCGACTTTTATAGTCAAAGAAGACGTCCAAGTTGAGGAAAACAGGAAGGAAACGAGAGATTTCGAGGTGATGTACAATTCTGGTGATGCAGTTGAGGTGCTATGTGTGTGTGCCGTATTCAACCTCAGGGGTTATCTGTGCAGACATGCCTTGTGTGTTATCAACCATGTCGGATTAGACGAAATCCCACCTCAATATATCCTTGCACGGTGGAGGAAGGACATCAACCGTAGTTACACTATCGATTATAGATTGGACGGTATTGATATCAAGAACCCGGTCCACAGATATGATA
- the LOC121807779 gene encoding protein FAR1-RELATED SEQUENCE 6-like isoform X1: MDDVSLNSEPTYNEEFEIDGEFAMTEYVGQTGEVLQGDDPAVGMEFESYDDVYFFYNCYAKQQGFGVRVSNTWYRKSKERYRGKLSCSSAGFKKKTDANRPRPETRTGCPAMIKFRLMDNKRWRIIEIELEHNHLTTPANASIYKSHKISDLGSKRPLPINGADQVQRIRLFRTVVIDADDTEECDFRDTIDQGDDKLKLKPGDYQEMLKFFTRMQLNDPSFFYSMDVNEKGCLRNVFWAEARCRAAYSYFGDVLFVNTTSLTENYEVPLVVFTGINHHAQTVPLGCGLVSVQTVESFVWLYRAWLTYMVGRSPQTIITSECKALQTAVAEVFPRASHCLSLTNIMKMVLHEVACLEACEAIRNGLSRAVYHSLRSDEFEAAWEDLVQSHGLQNHKWLQNLYEDRKRWVPVYLKEIFCAGMFPVDSPFQEYLRQHTSLREFFSSYDRSQQDIHHRETLSDIESNNKSRSLLKTRLFFELQLSKLYTENIFELFQQEVEGVYSCYGTRQKSIEGSVATFIVKEDVQVEENRKETRDFEVMYNSGDAVEVLCVCAVFNLRGYLCRHALCVINHVGLDEIPPQYILARWRKDINRSYTIDYRLDGIDIKNPVHRYDNLYRSVTKVVEEGRKSHDRYRFVAQWLMNKVVIQDDQQS, from the coding sequence ATGGATGATGTTTCTCTCAATAGTGAACCTACATATAATGAGGAGTTTGAAATTGATGGAGAATTTGCAATGACTGAATATGTTGGCCAAACTGGTGAGGTTTTACAAGGTGATGATCCTGCTGTTGGGATGGAATTCGAATCCTACGATGATGTTTATTTCTTCTACAACTGttatgcaaaacaacaagggtTCGGAGTAAGAGTAAGTAACACATGGTATAGAAAGAGCAAGGAGCGGTACCGAGGGAAATTAAGCTGCAGTAGCGCCGGCTTCAAGAAGAAAACCGATGCCAACCGGCCAAGACCTGAAACTCGGACTGGCTGTCCTGCAATGATCAAATTTAGGTTGATGGATAACAAGAGGTGGAGAATTATAGAAATCGAGCTAGAGCATAACCATCTAACCACTCCGGCAAATGCTAGCATTTATAAGTCTCATAAGATATCAGATCTTGGAAGTAAGAGGCCTTTGCCAATAAATGGTGCTGACCAAGTTCAAAGAATCAGGTTGTTTAGAACGGTGGTCATTGATGCAGATGATACTGAGGAATGTGATTTTAGGGATACTATTGATCAGGGTGATGACAAACTGAAGCTCAAACCGGGGGATTATCAGGAAATGCTCAAGTTTTTCACGAGGATGCAGTTGAATGATCCTAGTTTCTTTTACTCGATGGACGTTAATGAGAAAGGATGTTTACGCAATGTTTTCTGGGCTGAAGCTAGGTGTAGGGCTGCCTACAGTTATTTTGGTGATGTTTTATTCGTCAATACTACAAGTTTAACAGAAAACTACGAGGTTCCACTGGTGGTATTTACCGGTATCAATCACCATGCACAGACTGTGCCACTAGGCTGTGGTTTGGTTTCAGTTCAGACTGTGGAGTCATTTGTATGGCTTTATAGAGCATGGCTAACATATATGGTCGGACGGTCTCCTCAAACCATCATTACCAGCGAGTGCAAAGCCCTGCAGACTGCTGTTGCCGAGGTTTTTCCTAGAGCATCGCATTGTCTTTCTTTGACAAACATTATGAAGATGGTTTTGCATGAAGTAGCATGTCTGGAGGCATGCGAGGCAATCAGAAACGGGCTTAGTAGAGCGGTTTATCACTCGCTGAGATCAGATGAATTTGAAGCAGCTTGGGAGGACTTGGTGCAGAGCCATGGACTTCAGAATCACAAATGGCTTCAAAACTTATATGAAGATCGTAAGCGGTGGGTTCCAGTCTATCTGAAAGAGATCTTTTGTGCAGGAATGTTTCCTGTGGATTCACCTTTTCAAGAATATTTGAGGCAACATACTTCGTTAAGAGAGTTTTTTTCGAGTTATGATCGATCTCAGCAGGATATTCACCACAGAGAGACATTATCTGACATAGAGTCTAATAATAAATCAAGAAGTCTGCTCAAGACGCGATTGTTTTTCGAGTTGCAGCTATCAAAATTATACACAGAGAACATATTTGAACTTTTTCAACAGGAAGTGGAGGGTGTGTACTCATGTTATGGTACAAGGCAGAAGAGCATTGAGGGGTCGGTTGCGACTTTTATAGTCAAAGAAGACGTCCAAGTTGAGGAAAACAGGAAGGAAACGAGAGATTTCGAGGTGATGTACAATTCTGGTGATGCAGTTGAGGTGCTATGTGTGTGTGCCGTATTCAACCTCAGGGGTTATCTGTGCAGACATGCCTTGTGTGTTATCAACCATGTCGGATTAGACGAAATCCCACCTCAATATATCCTTGCACGGTGGAGGAAGGACATCAACCGTAGTTACACTATCGATTATAGATTGGACGGTATTGATATCAAGAACCCGGTCCACAGATATGATA